In a genomic window of Streptomyces sp. NBC_01231:
- a CDS encoding PRC-barrel domain-containing protein, which yields MIRSADIREWRNHDVVDPKGHKIGMLEAVYVDTATDQPAVATVRTGLPTRHRLTFVPLDEAVLGPDYVRVSHPKAEVRKAPSIGTDDVLPAEREESIFQHYGMAYQPGVNGERRLARR from the coding sequence ATGATCCGTTCAGCCGACATCCGCGAGTGGCGCAATCACGACGTGGTCGATCCCAAGGGCCACAAGATCGGCATGCTGGAAGCGGTCTACGTGGACACGGCGACGGACCAACCCGCCGTGGCCACGGTCCGCACCGGGCTGCCCACCCGCCACCGACTGACCTTCGTCCCGCTCGACGAGGCCGTCCTCGGACCCGATTACGTGCGGGTCTCCCACCCCAAGGCAGAAGTACGGAAGGCTCCTTCGATCGGGACGGACGACGTTCTGCCCGCCGAACGGGAGGAATCGATCTTCCAGCACTACGGCATGGCGTATCAGCCGGGCGTCAACGGCGAACGCCGGCTCGCGCGCCGCTGA